The DNA sequence TTAAAAATCCTAGCAATCCTTATCTCTGTCAAGAGCATCATTATTCAGTCAAAATAGAGCCCAACAAACTAATTTAATCACATTATAGCCAACACAAAAAAAGCAAAAAGATGTCAGGGATGGAATCAGGGGAATTTCTTACCAATCCCATGCTGTCTGTGATAGTCGTACATCAAAGTCTCAGCAACTCGCTTTCCCTCATCATAACAACTCCTAACTCCTGTAATGCATAAGTGCAAGCACATAAATAAATGGTGACACATTTGGGtcttataaaataactttttgcCTTGAAATAACATTCATATTACCAGTTGTAAATCAAATAAATCAGATGTAGAGTGAGTACATACCAATTGGGTTGACATTGCCCCAGTAAGTTTCATCCTGAGGATGCATAAGAGGATCTCCGTACACTTCAGAAGTTGATGTAAGCAAAATCCTGTTTAGCATTGTCATTTCATTAGTAGAACAATACATATAATATGACCAACTCAAATAAAAACGGAGAATAGATACCAACCTGGCACCAACACGCTTGGCAAGTCCCAACATATTCAATGTACCGATCACATTTGTCTTTATAGTCTGCCAAAGAAGATATGTTAGTTAGATCAGCACTCAGAACCATCAAAACTGACCATGGAAGTCAATGCTTTTAAGAGAAGGATCATTAGATAAAGAGAGAAGACAATGGCATGGATGTCAGTTAGAGCCAGTTCTGCAAGACATGAAAAGAAAAGACCAAGAACTAAAGAACTCTGGGAGACAGACGCATCTCTCCTGTTCTGAAATAGAATTGAAATGCAGAAATGTGCCACCTTTACAGGGTTGTATTTGTAGAAGATGGGGGAAGCAGGGCAAGCAAGATGGTATATTTGATCAACCTCAACCAGCAATGTCTCTGTCACATCTGCACAgggaaaagaaaaacaatttaAACAAGTCAACGACAAGAGTACATGGTCTCACTGAGTAAAAAAATGGTTTTACAAGATCACTGCAATAATATAGCTAGATAACATTATTACACGAAGTGGGGTGAGAAATTCACAATGAAAAAATTTGGGAATAAAACACACCATGACGGATAAGCTCAAATCTTGGATGACCAATCCATTTCTTCAGATTGTCCTTTGAGCCAGTGAAATAATTATCCACAACAATCACCTGAGATGCAGAAAACAGGAATCCATTTCAACTGAGAATTCTAGAAGATAGTTTACTTCTCACAAGAGACAGTGGAAGGTATCCTTTGAGCCCTCTTAGGTTATGCCAGATTCTCTAAAACACAAAAATATGAATGATGAATACTTCAAATGAACTGCTTTCTTGTCTTGTGTTCTATTATTTAGATTGGCTTATCAGTACAGGCACTTCTGTCATATGCACACCATGCCATCCTAATCAATTGTACCATTAAATAAATCTAATATAATAATGTATCTAcctcattcttttcattttccATCAACCTGTCTACCAAGTGAGATCCAATAAATCCAGCTCCTCCAGTTACCAAGATTCTCATATTGGCCTGCCATAAAACAAAGCATTTTAAACATGAATACAGCCTACATTGTTACATTGAAACAATGATTCCCGTTAGTCATAGACAAAAATTTTCTATAATATATTAGATCTGTACATCCAAAATCAAATACAGAAAACCAAGCAATGACAACAATATTCCATTCAGATCAAGCTACGTATGAACCCATATCACAGACAGTAGCCTGCCTTCAAGAAATTAAACACCGGTTTCATATGATAGCAAATGTAATCAACAATTTTGTTTTGCTATTTCACATTTGATCATAGCGGTATTGACTTCAATGATGATGCAAAACCAAGAACAACCAGAGGACCAAGTTTCAAATGTATTCACAAGTAATACAACAATAAAACACCAACTGTTTGATACATGGTCTAAACAGTTCACTCGCAGCAAACATGAAACATGACTAGACTGATAATAGATCGAACTGGGGCACAAATGGTagaaaatcacaaaaaaaaatcatgtgggAATGTGGGATTGTGGCATACCTGGAAGAACTTGGCATTTCTTAAAGGAGATGGGGATGGAGGTGGTTTTGTCGTCACACTGCTATTGGTATTAGAAGCTTCCTTCGCCATTGCTCAGATCTTGCTCAAATCCTGATGCCCAATTCACAAAAAACCACACAGAAATGAATCACGAGCATAAACAACAGCCAAACTCACGAGACTAATAATTTCCCACCGATTAAAAAAGAACCCATATCGTCACAATCCATCCAACCACAGCAAAACATACTGACTTCAATGAATAGAGAATccttttttctttaaatataaAATGAGAGTCAAAGCTCAGACTACCTGTCTGGTACAGTGGTACTGCAATTCCTTGAGTTGAATATGGGTTTTGAATTTGATACCTAAGAGAGTACAGGCGTaacctatttatatatatttatatatatatgatatgataACAATGGGCTCAACAAACTGCCatctcaaaacaaaaaaaaaaaaaaaaaaatgggctcaACAAACTGATTTGTTTAGTTTCGATTTCGaaatagaaaattaacaaaacgAAAACAATTGACTAACCATACCAACTAGAGAGAGAAAGtcataataaataaacaagAAAACTTAAAAAACACGTAAAGTACAAAATAATCAACAAGGCTCAACCTCTCGATCATAGGAGCCACGCCTAATCATTGTCAGATCTCAAATTTGAATCTCGCatactatcttattctcattctCGCTTGCAACAATTCAATTCTTAACGTACAACGCCACAAATTTCATTAACATTAAACCTAATATGAAAATTGACTAATTCAGCACATCCTAGTAGTAATAACATCATCATCAGCATCATAAGACCATATACCTTGAAGAGAAAAGATGAATGAACTGAAAATCAAACTTCGCTTTGAATTTTACAGTTTACAGAGTTTTCATATGATATGATTAACGATGCACCATGGTGTTTCTAGAAGCCCTTTATTTGGAGGTACATTCTTTGGGGGTAAAGAATAATTCCAAAATGGTAGTCGCTAGCTTATTGGTGGTACTTCTGTGTCAGTGTACAAAAATTATTGGCTTCCTTCAGTGAGTGGCAATAAAATCTCTTATGCTTCTTAGGAATTTTTAAATAGAAACGatattattaaatgaaatttttaaacttaGTCGCGGACTAAGTTAAGATGTTCGCGATACTGCTTAGGAATGTACAAAGAATTAAAATTGCGAGTCATTCCCAAGATAATACATCTCGGTTGTCATCCACTATATTAGAACACCACTGCACTTTAACAAATCTTCGAATGCAACTTTAAAATAGATATAGCACATTGAATTTTTGGCAGTCAAAACTGAGTTTATTTTTCGGTATGAAAAAGATGTGTTTCTCCCATTAGTGCAATTGTAGTATGTAGACACCAATGGA is a window from the Cannabis sativa cultivar Pink pepper isolate KNU-18-1 chromosome 1, ASM2916894v1, whole genome shotgun sequence genome containing:
- the LOC115707643 gene encoding UDP-glucuronic acid decarboxylase 6, translating into MAKEASNTNSSVTTKPPPSPSPLRNAKFFQANMRILVTGGAGFIGSHLVDRLMENEKNEVIVVDNYFTGSKDNLKKWIGHPRFELIRHDVTETLLVEVDQIYHLACPASPIFYKYNPVKTIKTNVIGTLNMLGLAKRVGARILLTSTSEVYGDPLMHPQDETYWGNVNPIGVRSCYDEGKRVAETLMYDYHRQHGIEIRIARIFNTYGPRMNIDDGRVVSNFIAQAVRGEPLTVQAPGTQTRSFCYVSDMVDGLIRLMEGDNTGPINIGNPGEFTMLELAETVKELINPDVEIISVENTPDDPRQRKPDITKAKELLGWEPKIKLRDGLPLMEDDFRTRLGVTRKN